The genomic stretch TTCAAATTCAACACCCCACAATTCTGCAGACGGTGCGTTGAAGAAGGACTGAACACTGACATCGCCTTGCGTACTGAAGAAGTCTTCAATCGGCTTCTCGAACTCTTTGAAGAAGAACCCGAGAGTAGCGAACTCACCGCGCGCAAAGTACATCTCAAGACGGGCATCGTAGTTCTTGATCTCAGTGTTCACGAGGAACTGGTTACCAAGATAAGGGATGTCTGTCTCAGGATCATCAAAACGTACAGTCGTCAATTCGCGGAACTGAGGACGTGTAATTGTCTCAGAGTAACCGACGCGAAGCTGAATATCCGCATTGCCAAACAGATCAGTCGTTTCAGTGAATGGCGGTATCCAGGTCAATGTCACCGCTGGCAGGAAGTAATCTGTCTCCAGAAGCGGGTTCAAAGTACGTGTGCCAGTTGGGTCGATCGTCGCAAAAGTTTCAGTTTTTTGCTTGGATTCCTCGTAGCGACCACCAATGGCTGCACGAAGATATTCACCCAATTCAATGTCCGCCCCCGCATAAGCGGCAGTAACCTGGAGCAGACCTTCAAAATTGTCAGGCTGCTGAGCAGTAGACTGCAAGCGAACGACAGGGCCTGTTGTGCCAAGAATTTCATCTGAGAAGATCAGGTCAGCACGACTGCTGAGCACTTCCTGAGGGAAGCTGCCGACGAATGTGAAGTCACGACGCTGTGCATCACGCTCTGTCAGATCATAAGCTGCACCGAAGATAACGTCGAATGCACGACCATCAAGATCGAACGGGATGAGAAAATCTGCACCGAAGCTCAGAGATGTGTCATCGATTGTACCGAAGTTGATGAAGTTGTCAGAGTCGTTATTGGAGAAGGTGAAATCGGTATTCTGGCCAACAATCTCAAAGCTGGTCTGACGCTCATAAGGAGCCTCACGACGACCTTCACCATATGCGGCACGCCAGTCGAACTCGATTCCTGATCCGTCATTAAAGACACTCTCAGAAAACAGAACATGTGAGCCGTTTGTCTGGAATTGAAGAATTTCACGTTCTGTGAAACTTGTATTCTCTTCCAGGAAGCGGTCCTGACCCTGGTCACGAACACCAGAACTGATCTGGGATTCTTTGGTCGTTTTGCGAACGACGAGACCAGTGAAATTCAGTTCGTTATTCAGGCCCCACTCAAGCCCTGTTGAGCTAAGAGCGGAAACAGTGATGTCCTGAGCGGTAGAAACGTACTCCGTTACATCTTCCGTAAGATCCAGGAAACCACCGGTCTGGTTGAAGGTTTCAGGACGGACGCGTGTGCCGTTACGGGTTGTCCACTCGTTGCCATAACCAAGATAGAAAACAGTACCGAGCTCGTAGTTCCCGTCAGTGTCAAAGACCTTACCAAAAGCAATATTACCGCTGCCATTCAATGGTGCGGAATCTTCACTGATCAGCAAAGTATCAAACTGATCAAAGCTCTGACGTGCAGGAATAGACAGATCACGCTCGCCAGGATTCTGGGCCAGGAATGTCCGGACCTCAGAAGGCAAATCGCGCAGACCATCATCATACCCCAGGAAGTCTGCGTCGCCACCATCGTGGAACAGACCAGAGGCAAAGGTTGTTTCTGTATTTGCGCTGAAAGACACACCTACTTCAAGGAAGTCTTCATTCGGGATTGATTTTGAGCGCAGTTCAACAACACCACCACCAAATTCACCAGAATATTGTGGAGAGAATGTTTTTTGAACCAGTGAACCATCCAGAACGGAAGTCGGGAACAAATCCAGTGGCGCTGTCCGCTTGAGCGGTTCAGGGCTTGGCAGTTTCGATCCGTTAAGTGTAGCACTGGAATAACGCGAGTTCAGACCGCGCACGATCACGAACTTGCCGCCTTCAATGGAAAGACCAGTTACACGACGCAAAGCATCAGCGATATCCGAATCCCCAGTCCGGATAAAATCTTCACCGTCCAAAACGCTGGAGATTTCTGATGTTGCTTTTTTCTCGTCAGGAATATTCTGGCCGCGAACGATGATGACATCATCCTGAGCGACCGCTGCGCCTGAAGCAACAAGCATCGCGGTAGCGAGCAGTGCTGATGGCGCTAATGTATTAAACTTCTTCATGGTTAACCTCTGTTGCCCCCTGGGCGTTAAATTACCTCGTACTCGGATTGGTATAACCGGCGGACATTGCCCGCCGGTTAAGAGTTCAATTAGTTACAGAGACCAAGGGTCCAGTTAACGTACCAGTCGTCAGCCGCATTCTCTACAGCGCCAATGTAAGTCACGCTGTCGAAGAAGTCGCTTCCGGCTGGCAGGCTAGCTGTTACTGCGTTCTCACTCGCACCAGGAACAACTGTTGATGTACAACCAGGAGCCGCTGTGAGCGTGCTGTCGATGTTGTTTGTCACGCCATCTACGTTGCCATTTGCAGCAGCGAAGACCGGGCTTGAAACAGTACCGTTTGTTGTCACACCGCCAGCGTTGTTGGAAGCGATGAAGGAACTGAAGAACTCTGTGAAGACAGAGGTGTCAGATGATGCCTGCGTGAAGTCAATCGCACCTGCACCTGAACCTGCGATAACCATGTTGTAGACTTCACCGTCTGTACCAGCACGAAGCTGCGCGCCGAAGTCAGTGTTCGGGTCACCGAGGAATGTGACGTTGGCAATCGTCGGGTTCGAACGTGGCAGAATGTCTGTGTCATTACTGCGGTTGTCACCTTCAAAGCCATTGTCACCATCATCAGAGGCATGCTGGATGATCACGTACTGCACATTACCTGTCCAGCCATCTGTCCAGTCAAGGGAGTCGTCGCCATTGCCCGTAAGAACAATGTGCTTCGCGTTGACTGTACCACCGAAGAACTCAACGCCATCATCGACGTTGTTATCAACCTGAATGAAGTCAACTTCCGTGGCTGAACCAACACCCTGGAAGGCGATACCGTTCAGCTCGTTACCGGAAGAGAAGCGGAAGCCACCGTTGCGCACCTGAACAAAGTTCAGAACACCGGAGTTATCTGTTGGAGAGTTACCGCCGAAGAGGCCTGAGCCGCCCTCACCTGTTTTCTCGCAAAGCTCTGGGTTTGCCACAGGATCAACAGTTGTTACGTCACAATCATTGATTGGGGCGCGACCGTTGATCACGAGGCCACCGAACTGACCGCGTGCCGTAGCCTCACCAAGAACATCCTGCTCGGATGTGAAGATGATCGGGCTTCCGTCAGTACCAAGAGCCTGTATTTGAGAACCACGGGATACAACGACTGCGTCCTCACCAGAACGACCGTAGATTGTGACACCTGGGTCGATGGAAAGAACAGCTGAAGAAGCACCTGTGTCAGGGTTTGCAGCATCAGCGCCAGCATCTTCACCAACGAAGACAGTACCGATGAAGCTATAAATATTGCCACTTGTCAGACGCAGATCTGAAGTGATCAGGTTTGGCAGGATACAGATGAAGTCTTCGGAGCGACCGATAGAAGCACCTGTGCCTTGCGTCGCCGTCCCAGACGGACAACCGCCGTCGTCACCAGCCGGGATGATGTTGTCGAGAGACCAACCTGTTGTCCAGTTCTGGCTGTTTGTCTCGTTGTCAGGATCGAAAGCACCAACATAAACAGCCGCATCAAAGCTTGCATCCAGTGTTGTTGGATCTGTTGCCGTTACAGCTTGCTCAGCAGCACCAGGGATAACGCCGTTCATGGAGTTGTTCGCCGCATTAGTGCTGTTTGTTGGCGTGATGCCTGTGAATGGCGCGCCGCCACCAGCAAATACAGAACTGATTGTCGGCGTTGCGTTTGTAGATGACTGCTGATTGAAGTTGATTGAGTTATCAGTCCAGCCAATCAGAATGGCGTTCGCGATGTTACCCGCTGTACCCGCACGAAGCTCAAAACCATTATCGCCTGTCGCGCCCGCAAAGAACGTCAGGTTAGAGAGGTTTGGATTTGAACGTGGCAGAATGTCTGTATCGTTACCGCGGTTGTCACCTTCGATACCGTTGTCGCC from Parvularcula sp. IMCC14364 encodes the following:
- a CDS encoding TonB-dependent receptor domain-containing protein, with product MKKFNTLAPSALLATAMLVASGAAVAQDDVIIVRGQNIPDEKKATSEISSVLDGEDFIRTGDSDIADALRRVTGLSIEGGKFVIVRGLNSRYSSATLNGSKLPSPEPLKRTAPLDLFPTSVLDGSLVQKTFSPQYSGEFGGGVVELRSKSIPNEDFLEVGVSFSANTETTFASGLFHDGGDADFLGYDDGLRDLPSEVRTFLAQNPGERDLSIPARQSFDQFDTLLISEDSAPLNGSGNIAFGKVFDTDGNYELGTVFYLGYGNEWTTRNGTRVRPETFNQTGGFLDLTEDVTEYVSTAQDITVSALSSTGLEWGLNNELNFTGLVVRKTTKESQISSGVRDQGQDRFLEENTSFTEREILQFQTNGSHVLFSESVFNDGSGIEFDWRAAYGEGRREAPYERQTSFEIVGQNTDFTFSNNDSDNFINFGTIDDTSLSFGADFLIPFDLDGRAFDVIFGAAYDLTERDAQRRDFTFVGSFPQEVLSSRADLIFSDEILGTTGPVVRLQSTAQQPDNFEGLLQVTAAYAGADIELGEYLRAAIGGRYEESKQKTETFATIDPTGTRTLNPLLETDYFLPAVTLTWIPPFTETTDLFGNADIQLRVGYSETITRPQFRELTTVRFDDPETDIPYLGNQFLVNTEIKNYDARLEMYFARGEFATLGFFFKEFEKPIEDFFSTQGDVSVQSFFNAPSAELWGVEFELEKNFDLAELFDTPWAVGKDLVFKTNYTYSDSEVDNTGTVIRSVASPNGIVASEDPANAFISDGSRLVGQSDHLFNLQLGVENNDTGSKATVLANYSSDRILYRGEGSLPEITEEPPITIDLVINQDLALFGSDYNLGVKVQNIFNDDYNAVRETLNSTVSDVDFEQYELGRTFSVSLKREF